The window TAGGAATGATTACTCAATTTCAAGAACTATATTTTCAAAATGTAACTGCAGGAACAACTAATTCTGGTGGATATTATGTTCCAAATTTAGAAAATATGGCTAAATCTTATAATTTGAAATATTTTAAATTAGATAAAAAAAATATGTTTGATAACATTTATTTAGACAAAATTTTTAAAATTAAAAATGCAATAATTGAAGTAATTTTAGAGGGAGAAACTCGGGTTTATCCTAAGCTAGAGTATGATTGTTCTATAGAAAATACTAGTCCTAAATTAAGCGAAGAAGAATTAAAAAAATTAAAATTTAAGAAATAAATGGAGATAAAATGAAGAATAAGATATTAATAACAGGAGCTACAGGATTTGTAGGAGCTAATTTAGTAAGAGCTTTTTTGAAAAATAAAAGTTATGAAGTAAATATTATAACAAGAAAAAATTCTAATTTGTGGAGAATAAAACCTATTTTAGGAGATGTTAAAAATTATAAAGTTGACTTGTTAGAAAAAGAAAAATTAAAAAAAGTAATAACTGAAATTAAGCCAGATTATATAATTCATTTAGCAATTTATGGAGGAAGACCATTTGAAAATGATGATGAAAAAATTATAGCTGCTAATTTTCAAGGAACAATAAATTTATTAGAGGCATGTAATAATATAGATTATAAAATATTTTTAAATACAGGAAGTTCATCAGAATATGGAAAAAAAAGCCATCCAATGGAAGAGAATGAAATATGTGAGCCAATAAATATTTATGGGATAAGTAAATTAAGTGCAACTCTTTATTGTAATTATATAGCAAATAGAGATAATAAAAATATAGGAACAATAAGACTTTTTTCTCCATTTGGGGACTATGAGGGAACAGGCAGACTTTTTCCAGATTTAATATTGAATGCGTTAGAGAATAAAACAATTGAATTAGGGAATCCTAAAGCGGTTAGAGATTTTATATATATAGATCAAGTTATAAAAGTATATGAAAAAATAATAAATGAAAATATAAATATAAAGGGTGAAATTTTTAATTTAGGGTTTGGGGAACAACATTCTGTGGAATATTGTGCTAAAAAAGTGTTAGAATATACTAAATCAAATAGTAAATTGAAATTTGGAGCTTTAGAAGCAAGAAAATCAGATTCAAATATTTGGGTTTCAGATATGTCAAAAACTAAGAAATGGTTAAAATTGGAAATAAAATTAGATTTTGATAGCCAAATAAAAAAGGCTTGTGAATGGTTTGCGGAAAATAAAAAATTATATAATATTAAATAAGGTCTAAAAAAAGGAAAGTTATGAGAAATTTGAAAGAAAGTTTTTATAAAGACTATAAATTATATTTTTATGATGAGAAATTTAAAAAATTAGGTGAAAATATAATAGATAAAGATATTAAAATAGTTAAAAAATTAAAGATAACAGACAGAAATTATGTTGTAAAAATAGAATATAATGATGAAAATTATATTTTAAAATCTCCTAGAAATGAGCATAGAAAAATTCAAAGAAAAGTTATGACTGTTTTAAAAAAAGGTGAAGCTTTGTCGACGCTTGTAAATACAAATAAGCTAATAAACCAGGGTATAGATATTTTTGCAAAGCCTTACATAGCTATAGTAAAAAGAAAAAATAGTATGATAGTTGATTCTTATTTTGTAACAGAATGTTTTTTTGAGAAAAAAAGAAAAGGTTATAAAAAAGAAGAGATAGAAAAATGGATAAAATTAGGAGAAAAGCTTCATGAGAAGAAAATTTATCATGGGGATTTTAATCCAGCTAATATTATAGATACAGGAAAAGAAATTAAACTAATAGATAGTCAGTGTAAGAGATATTTTTTAGGAGAATATAGAAGTAATTATGATAAATTAACTTTAGAATATAGTACATATGGTACTTTAGGAAGACAAAATTGGTATAATAAAGATATTTGGTATTGGTTAGCTTTTAAGGTAAAAAGTAAAAGGAATGGTGGAGAAAAAGATGTTCAGGGAATTGAATAGAAAATTTCAAGATTATATGAGACCTAAAAGGCTTGCTTTAGGGAAATATATTTGGGATAAAAAGAATACGGATAAAAAAATATCAGAAAATAATATAATAGAAAAAGAAGATATAAAATCAATTTTATTTTTAAGATATGATGGAAAAATAGGGGATATGGTTATAAATACTCTTTTATTTAGAGAGATAAAAAAGAAATATCCTGATATTAAAATAGGAGTTGTTTCTAGAGGTGGGGCAACAGAAATAATAAAAAATAATAAGAATATAGATGTGATATATAATTATTCAAAGAAAAGACCTGATATTAAAAAATTATCTAAAAAAATATCAGAAGATAAGTATGATCTATTAATAGATTTTTCAGAAAACTTGAAAGTAAACCAAATGATGTTTATAAATTTATGTAAAGCTAAATTTAATATGGGAATTAATAAAGAAAATTGGAATCTTTTTGATACTTCTTTAAAAAAAGTAGATTATAATTTTCATATTTCAAAGTTATATAATGACATATTAGAAAAATTAGGGATATATAATGCAGATTTATCCTATGATATTTGGTTATCTGAAGAAGACAAAAAGGTAGCAGAAGTTATAAAGGGAGAGTATATAGTTTTTAATCCTTATGCTGCTAGCAAACATAGAAGTTTTAATGCAGAAAAATCTTTAGAAATTAGTAAAACTATATTAGAGAAAAGAAAAGAAAATTTAGTATTAATTGGTACAAAAGATCATATAGAAGAATTGGAATATATAAAAGTAAAGTTAGGTGAAAGAGTTTTAATTCCTAATTTAAAAGGGATATTAGAAGTAGCAAGTGTTATAGGAAAAGCTAATCTAATAGTAACTCCAGATACTTCCATAGTTCATATAGGTGTAGCTTACGATAAAGATATATTAGGAGTATATAGAAAAGAAAAGCCTGATAAAAATTCTATTCTTTGGGGGCCTAATTCTAAAAAGGCTAAAGTTATATTTGTAGAAGAGAATGTAAAAAAAGGTCAAGAAATAGATATAAATAAAGTTGATATAAATAAGATAAAAAAGCTATTAAAGGGGTAATATGAAAAATTTAATAATAAGAAGTGGAAGCCTTCGTATGGGAGGGATAGAAAGAGTCTTGATGGAAATATTAAATAATATATCTAAAGAAAAATATAATATTTACTTGATTATAGAAGATGATAGTGGAAAAAATAATATATTTTTAAATCAAGTTCCAAAAGATATTCCTATTTATTTTTTAAAGTCACAGGAATTAATAGGGAAAACAGATTATCATAGAAAAAGAAAAGACTCTCTATATCATAAATTAATGTATAACATTAATATGATGAGAGAACATAAAGTAGTTTTAAAAAACACAAAAGAAATTATAGATAATATAAAAACAAAAATAGGGAAAATAGATGTTTTTCTAGATTATGATTGGGGAGCTAGAAGATATGTTGATAAATTAGATGTTGAAAAAAAAATTGTTTGGGTTCATTCTTCTATTCCAAAATTATTAAAAAAAGAATCTAAGATAAAAAGATTTGGGAAAAATTTAAATAAATATGATGCGGTAGTTACAATATGTGATGAAATGAAAAAAGAAACTGAAAACATTTATCCTTATTTAAAAAATAAAGTTAAAAGAGTCTATAATCCTTTTAATTTTAAAAGAATTTTAGATTTAGCTAGGGATAATTCTAAATTAACAGAAGAAGAACAAGAGTTAATATCTCAAGATTATATAGTTGCGGTATCTAGATTAGATTTAGTATCAAAGGACTACAAAACTTTAATACTTGGTTATAAAGAAGCTTATAAGAAAGGAATTAAAGAAAAACTATATATTGTAGGAGATGGAACTGATAGAGATAAAATTCAAGATATTATTAATACAGTTGGATTAGAAAATCAAATTAAACTTTTAGGCTTAAAAATTAATCCTTATATATGGATGAAAAATTCTCACTTATTTGTTCATAGTTCAAAATTTGAGGGGTTAGCAGTAGTGTTAATAGAAGCAATGATATGCGGAAAAGTTGCAATTTCTTCTAAATGTCCAGTAGGACCATCTGAAGTTTTAAAGTATGGTAAGGTAGGTATGCTTTTTGAAGTTGGAGATTACAAAAAGTTAGGAGAAGAATTATATTTATTGCTAACTGATGATGATAAAAGAAAACAATATGAGGAAAAATTAAAAGATAGAATAGTTGAATTTAGAAGTGATATCGTTATAACAGAATATGAAAAAATTATAGATGAAATTTAAAAAGGAGTATACTAATGTTGTTTAATTCATATATATTTATTTTTGCTTTTTTTCCAATTACTTTTTTAGGTTATTTTATTTTAAATAAAATAAAAATAAAAAATAATAATAGATTAGCTAAGGTTTGGCTAATAGTTGCTTCTTTTTATTTCTATGGATTTTTTCATAAAAGCTATGTTCTCATAATATTAAGTTCAATAATTGTAAACTATACTGTTTCAAAATTAATGTTAAATAAAAAATACAAAAAATTATTTTTTATATTTGGAATAGTTTTTAATATCTTGATGATAGGATATTTTAAATATTATGATTTTTTTATAAGTAATATAAATATTTTATTTAGAAGTAATTTTAGATTATTAAAATTGATGCTTCCTTTGGGAATATCTTTTTTTACTTTTCAACAGATTTCTTATTTAATAGATAGTTATAGAGAAGATTATAGACATAATTTTATTGATTATGCTCTATTTGTAAGCTTTTTTCCACAATTAATTGCAGGACCAATAGTTTTATCTCATGAAATGTTACCTCAATTTGAAGCTAAAGATAATAAAAGAATAAATTATAAAAATCTTTATAACGGACTTTGTTTTTTTTCAATAGGACTTATAAAAAAGACTTTTATAGCAGATTCAATATCTTCTTTTGCTGAAACGGGATTTGATCATTTAACAGTTTTGACTATGGCGGAAGCTTGGTTATCAAGTATTTCTTATACATTACAACTTTATTTTGATTTTAGTGGTTATTGTGATATGGCAATAGGAATTGCTTTAGCTTTTAATATTGTTTTGCCATTAAATTTTAATTCACCATATAAATCAAGAAATATTCAAGAATTTTGGAGAAGATGGCATGTAACTTTAGGTAGATTTTTGGGAAGATATTTATATATTCCTCTTGGAGGAAATCGAAAAGGTCATAAGAGAACATTAATTAATTTAGGAATAGTTTTTTTAGTTAGTGGGATATGGCATGGTGCAGGGTGGACTTTTATAATTTGGGGAATACTTCATGGAATAGCAATAATTATTGACAAAATTTTAGATGAAAAGGATATTAAATTTAATAAATTTATTGGGATTTTCTTTACATTTAATATAGTGAATATTTTATGGGTATTTTTTAGATCTGAAAATTTAACTAAAGCAATGGTGATTATAAAATCAATGTTTGATTTTTCAACTTTTTCAAAGGGATTAACAGAAAATTTTGAAAACTATAGTGCTGGTTTTTTTCACATGAGTATGTTAGTTAAAATAGTATTAATAGTATTAATATTAGTATTTATAGCTCCAAACTCTTTAGAAAGAATAAAATCTAAGAAAATAAATAAATTTAGATTGTATGAAATGTCTATTTATTTTGTTGTAGGGATATTATTTTTAGATAAAGTATCTAAATTTTTATATTTTAATTTTTAATAATATTGAGGAGATATAATGAACTATAAAAATAGATTTTTGAAATTAATTTTACTGATAGGAATAGCACTAGGAATAATAATAACTATAAATTATTTATTAGATCCTTTTCAACAATTCAGGATAAATCCTTATATGAGAGGAGAACAAAGAAAAGTAAATCCAGGGATAGCTAGAAATTACAAATTTGATTCTTTAGTGATAGGGACTTCTACTTCTCAAAATGTTTTAAAAAAAGATATAGAAGAAAAATTTGGAGTAAGCTCAGCTGTAAATTTAAGTATGTCAGGTTCTACACAAACAGAACAGGAAGCTTTACTAAAATTAGCTTTTAAACATAATGATGTAAAACTAGTTATTTATGGAATGGATATGTTTAGTTATGTTTGGGATCCAGGAACTTTTAGAAGTAGAATTCCAGATTATTTGTATAATGAAGATAAATTACTTAAGATGAAGTATCTTTTAAATGTTGAAACTTTGAATAAAGGACTTAGTGGATTTAGAAGGGCTTTAAAGAAAAAACAGGATATAAACTGGATAGAAAAATATAATTATCATACTGATAATGGAGAATACAATTCAAAGCATGTCTATGAAACTTCAAAAGCAGATAAAGAGGGAATAAGAATACTTGATTATAATTCTAAAAATATGTGTTTTAATTTTGATAATTTTTTAAGGTTAGCTGAAAAAAATAAAAGTATAGAATATAAAATATATTTCGTTCCTTATACTATGTTGTGGTGGTATTATGCAGATAAATATAACAAATTAAATGATATACTAGAATTTAAAAAATATGTAGCTAAAAAAATAAAAGAATATCCTAATATTGAATTATATGAATTTCAAAATAATTTAGAAATAGTAGACGATGAAAATTATAAAGATATTTTGCATATAAATCCTAAAAAAAGCGAAGAAATAATTGAAAATATTAGAATAAAAAAAGGGCTAGTAAATAGTGAAAATTATAATATAAAAATTAATAAATTTAAAGAAAATTTAGAAAAAAGTAAAGAAAAATATAAAAAATTAGGTTTATAGATTGGAGATAATTATGAAGATTAGTGTAATAGTACCTGTATATAATAGATTAGAACATTTAAGAGCTCTATTTATTTGTCTTTTAAATCAGAAAATAAATCCTTATGAACTAATAATAACAGATGATGGTTCAAGTGAAAAGGTAGAAGAGTATATAAATGATTTAATACCTAAAGCTAAATTTAAAATAAAGCATATTTATCAAGAAGATAAAGGATTTAGAAAAACAAGAGCTTTAAATAATGGGGTTAGAAATTCTGAAGGAGATATTCTTGTATTTTGTGATCAAGATCTTATTTTTTCAGAAGATTATTTAGAAAAAATAAAAAATAGTATGACTGATAAGAATTTTATTATGGGAAGACCATGTTCTATGTCTGAAGAAGAAAAAATAAGAACTTTAAAAATTTTAGAAAAAGAGTATTCATATAAAGAAATAGAAGATTTAATGCCAAGAGAATATTTAGAAAGTGTTAAAGAAACTTTAAAAAAAGATAAATTAAGAAGAATAATGAATAAAATTAAATTGAATAAAAGAGGAATAAGATTAGTAGGAATGTCTTACGCTCTTACTAAAGAAAATTATATAAAAGTAAATGGTTATGATGAACGTTATCAAGGATGGGGATATGAAGATGATGATTTTGGTAATAGACTAGGAGTAAAAGGGATTAAAGGAAAAGAATTAATAACGGATTATATTCAACTTCATTTATACCATTACTTTGATCCAACAAAGAAGCATAGTCTAAATGAAGATTATTATTACAAAAGAAAAGAAGAGATTTTTAAAAATAAGGATTATTATTGCAAATATGGGTATGACAATATGCTAGATAAAGATAAAGTTAAAATAAATATATTATAATATATAGGAGGAAAAATGAGGATTATAAGTGTAACAGGTTATCATGGTACAGGATCAAGTGCTTTAATTGATTATATTAAAGAATTTGAAGATGTAAATTACATAGATTCTGAAGTTCATGTTTTAGTTAATAATGGAGGTTTAGATGAATTAAATTATAAATTTAATAATAACTACTCAACATATTTATTAGGAATATCTATATCTAGATTTTTAAGATTATCAAAATGTTTATCAAGATTTGGATTATATGGAGAACCTTTAGACTCCAATAAATTATGGGACGGGTATTTTTTAAAAAGAACAAGAAAATTTATTGAAGAAATAACGGATGGTTATCAAGAAGGATATAGCCAGTATAATCTAGTAGATAAAAGAATAGAATATAAAAAATGGGACATGAAAACTTTACCAAAAATAAAAAAGAATATACTAAAATATTTATTTTTTAAAAGAAAAACAAAGATAGATGATTTTAAATATGGGAAAGATAAGATATACTTTCCTAAAGATAATAATGTCTATAAAATAGCTCAAAAAAAATATATAAATGACTTATTTGGTTATTTATATAAAAAAAATAAAGAAGAAAATATTTTATTTGATCATTTTTTTCCTGTAGCAGCAATAGAGAATAAAAATGATTATTTTGAAAATTCTAAAATAATTGTTGTAGATAGAGATCCAAGAGATATTTATATTTTAAATGCTGAAATATGGAAAGATAGTTTTGTTCCATTAAATCCATTAAAATTTATTGAGTTTTATAAAAATAATAGAAGGAAAGAAATAGAAGAAAACAAAGATGTAAAAAAGATTAGGTTTGAGGATTTAATTTATAAATATGAAGAAACTACATCTGAGATAAAAGAATTTCTAAATTTTAAAGAAAAAAATCATAAAATGAAAAATAAATATTTAGATGTTAAAATTTCAATAAATAATACTCAATTATTTAACAGATATTCAAATTATAAAAAAGAGATAGATGTAATAGAAAAAGAATTAAAGGAGTATTGTTATGATTTCCCTAAAATTGACTTAAATCAAAATATTGAAATATTTTAATAGATGTTTATATTTAAATAAAAGAGGAGATAATTAAACATGAAAAAAATAAAAATAATTCCTAATGAAGGGATTTCTTTAAAAACAGTTTTGCAAAAGGAATCTTCAACAAATTCAGAAGTAGATAATCCTTTTTATCATGTTTTTAAAAAATTAGAAAAAAATTATATTATATTAGAAGAAAATTCTAATGAAAAACCAGATTTTGTTATTCATTGGGGGTTTGTAATAGATGAAATATATAAATACAGAAATTCGATAAATATTTATTTAGCTTTTGAACCAGAAATAGTAGATAGGAATCACTCTAGGGAAAAAATAAGAAAATATTTAAGATATTATGATTATATAATGGTTTGGAATGAAGATATAATAGATAACGACAGGATTTTTAAAATGAATTACATGTATAATTTCAAAGATTTAAATATCAAACATTTAGATTTTAATGAGCTTAAATTATTAGTAAATATTTCTGGTAATAAACATTCTAAAAATTCAAAAGAATTATATTCAGAAAGAATTAAGACAATAAAATATTATGAAAATAAACCAAAAGATTTTGAATTATACGGTATCGGATGGGAAAATGAAAAATATAAAAATTATAAAGGAATAGTTGATAAAAAAAGTTCAATTTATAGAAAATTTAAATTTGCATTATCATTAGAGAATATGAATGGGAGAGGATATATAACTGAAAAAATATTTGATTGTTTTGTTACAGGGATAGTTCCAGTGTATTCAGGAGGAAATGAGAATTATATTCCTAAAAATTGTTATATAAATTATTTCGATTTTAAAACTCAAGAAGAATTATATAATTATTTAAAAAACATGAAAAAAGAAGAGTGGGAAGAATATAGGAAGAATATTCAAAAATGGTTAAAATCAGATAAAGCAAAATATTTTAAAGAAGATTATTTTATTAACGAATTAGAAAAAATTTTTTCTAAAAACAAAAGAATTGGAAATCTTTTAATAGTTTTAAAAAAGATAGAAAATCATTTTAAATCGAGTGAAAATAGAAAAAAAACAATAAATTTATGGAAAGTATATTTGAAAGGATTGATTAAATGAAAAAAATAGCATTAATAACAGGGATAACAGGGCAAGATGGTTCATATTTAGCTGAATTTCTTTTAGATAAAGGGTATGAAGTACACGGCATAATAAGAAGAGCTTCAACTTTTAATACAGGAAGAATAGAGCATTTATATATAGAAGATTTAATAGAAGATATGCATAAAGAAAGAAGAGTAAAACTACATTATGGTGATATGACAGATTCTATGTCACTTACAAGATTAATAAAAGAAATAAAACCTAATGAAATATATAATTTAGCAGCTCAATCTCATGTTCAAGTATCTTTTGAAGTTCCAGAATTTACTGCAGATTCAGATGCTGTTGGTGTACTTAGAATATTAGAAGCAGTCAGATTCTTAGGAATGGAAAAAACATGTAAAATATATCAAGCGTCAACTTCAGAACTATTTGGAAGAGTTCAAGAAGTACCACAAAAGGAAACAACTCCATTTTATCCAACATCACCATATGCAGTAGCTAAACAATATGGATACTGGATAATCAAAAACTATAGAGATGCATATAATATGTTTGCTGTAAATGGTATATTATTTAATCATGAATCAGAAAGAAGAGGAGAAACTTTTGTTACTAGAAAAATAACTCTTGCAGTTGCTAGAATAGCTAAAGGTTATCAGAAAAAACTATATTTAGGAAATCTTAATGCTTTAAGAGACTGGGGATATGCAAAAGATTATGTTGAATGTATGTGGCTAATGCTTCAACAAGATAAACCAGAAGATTTTGTAATAGCAACAGGAGAACAATATTCAGTGAGAGATTTTTGTAACCTAGCTTTTAAAGAAGCTGGAATAGAAATAGAATTTGTTGGTGAAGGAATAAATGAAAAGGGAATAGATAAGAAAACAGGAAAAGTATTAATTGAAGTAGATCCTAAATATTTTAGACCTTCTGAAGTTGAAACGTTATTAGGAGATCCAACAAAGGCAAGAACAGTTTTAGGATGGAATCCAAGAAGAACTTCATTTGAAGAGCTAGTAAAAATAATGGTAAATCATGATATGGATTTTGTAGAAAAAGATCATATTATAAAAGCTAAAGCAATTAAAAATTAAGGGGGAATTATGAATAAATATTTATTATCAGACGATACATGGAATATAAAAGAATTAGAAGCTATAAATAGAGTAATAAAGTCAAATAGATATACAATGGGAAAAGAAGTTGAAGAATATGAAAAAGAATTTTCTAAAAAATTTGGTTCTAAATACTCAGTTATGTCAAATTCAGGTTCTTCAGCAAATTTATTAGCAATAGCAGCTTTAGTTTATTCAAAAAAAATTAAAGCAGGAGATGAAGTGATAGTTCCTGCTGTTTCTTGGAGTACAACATATTTTCCTTTATCTCAACATAATTTAAAATTAAAATTTGTAGATATAGATAAGAATACATTAAATATAAGTATAGAATCCCTAAAAAGAGCAATAACAGATAAGACAAAGGTTATTTTTGCAGTGAATCTATTAGGAAATTCTAATGATTATTCTGAAATTATAAAAATTTGTAAGGAAAAAGACATAATATTATTAGAAGATAATTGTGAAGCTATGGGGGCAGACTATAAAGATAAAAAATTAGGAACAATTGGTCTTATGGGAACTTATTCCACTTTTTATTCACATCATTTATGTACAATGGAAGGTGGAGTAACAGTAACTGATGATGAAGAGATGTATCATTATTTACTTGCTATAAGAGCTCATGGTTGGACAAGAAATATACCTGAAGGCAGTAAAATTTATTCTAAAAAAGAGGATGAATTTTATGAAAGTTTTAATTTTATAATGCCAGGTTATAATTTAAGACCTTTAGAAATGGAAGCAGCTATAGGAAGAGAGCAATTAAAAAAATTAGATGAGATAATAAATCAAAGACAAAATAATGCTAGATACTTTAAAGAAAAAATAGATCAGTTTGATGGAATTAGAATTCAAAAAGAAATTGGAAACAGTTCTTGGTTTGGTTTTGCTATGATTTTAGAAGGAAATTTAAAAGGAAAAAGAAATGAAATTGTTAAAATATTTAGAGAAAAAGGAATAGAAGTTAGACCAATAGTTGCGGGAAATTTCACAAGAAACAAAGCTATAGAGTATTTAGACTATGAGATTTTTGAAGAATTAAATAATGCAAATGAAATTCATGAAAATGGTTTTTTTGTAGGAAATCATTCTAAAGAAAATAAAGAATGTGTAGATTATTTAATAGATGCTATAAAGGAGTTTGTAGATAAAAATGAAGAAAGATAGTAAAATATATATTGCTGGACATAGAGGTTTAGTAGGAAATGGTATTTTAGAGGAGTTGAAAAAAAAGGGCTATACAAATTTAATTTATAAGACACATTCAGAATTAGACTTACAAGATAAAAAATTAGTATTTAATTTTTTTGAAAAAGAAAAACCTGAATATGTATTTTTAGGAGCAGCTAAAGTTGGAGGAATTCAAGCTAACAAAAAATATCCTGTTGAATTTTTATTAAATAATTTAGAAATACAAAATAATGTAATATCAGCATGTTATAAATACCAAGTTAAAAAGTTAATGTTTTTAGGCAGCTCTTGTATATATCCTAAATTTGCAAAACAGCCAATAAAAGAAGAATCTCTTTTAACAGGTGAATTAGAACCAACAAATGAGGCTTATGCTCTTGCTAAAATTTCAGGATTAAAGTTATGTGAATATTATAGAAAAGAGTATGGGTGTGATTATATTTCAGTAATGCCTACTAATATATATGGTCCAAATGATAATTTTGATTTAGAAACATCTCATGTGGTTCCAGGTATGATAAGAAGATTCCATGAAGCTAAACTAAATAATGATGAGAAAGTAACAATCTGGGGAACTGGAACTATAAAAAGAGAACTTATGTATATTGATGATTTATCAGAAGCTTTAGTTTTTTTAATGGAAAATTATTCTGAAGATGCTTTTATAAATATAGGAACTGGAAAAGATATTGAAATAAATGAACTTGCTCAAACAATAAAAGAAGTTGTTGGCTTTACAGGAGAAATAGTACATGATTTATCAAAACCAGATGGAACTCCAAGAAAATTAGTTGATGTATCAAGATTAGAAGGCGCAGGCTGGAAATATAAGACAGAACTAAAAGAAGGAATAGAAAAAACATATAAGTGGTATTTGGATAATAAAAATAAATAAAATACAGATTGAAGAAAGGAAAAGTATGAAAAATATTATTTTATGTGGAGGAAATGGGACAAGATTATGGCCAGTTAGTAGAACTTTAATGCCAAAACAATTTGTAAAGTTATTTGATGATAAATCTCTATTTCAATTAACAATGGAAAGAAATAATAAATTATGTGATGGCAGTTTTATAATATCAAATATAGAGCAATATTTTCTTGCTATTGATCAATTAGAAGAAGATAAATCTTATGATTTGAAAAATTCTAGATTTTTACTAGAACCAGTTGGAAGAAATACAGCTCCAGCAATAGCTCTTGCTTGTTTTGATTTAGATCCAAATGAGATAGTATTAATAACTCCTTCAGATCATTTAATAGAAGATGAAAAAGAATA of the Fusobacterium sp. JB019 genome contains:
- a CDS encoding NAD-dependent epimerase/dehydratase family protein produces the protein MKNKILITGATGFVGANLVRAFLKNKSYEVNIITRKNSNLWRIKPILGDVKNYKVDLLEKEKLKKVITEIKPDYIIHLAIYGGRPFENDDEKIIAANFQGTINLLEACNNIDYKIFLNTGSSSEYGKKSHPMEENEICEPINIYGISKLSATLYCNYIANRDNKNIGTIRLFSPFGDYEGTGRLFPDLILNALENKTIELGNPKAVRDFIYIDQVIKVYEKIINENINIKGEIFNLGFGEQHSVEYCAKKVLEYTKSNSKLKFGALEARKSDSNIWVSDMSKTKKWLKLEIKLDFDSQIKKACEWFAENKKLYNIK
- a CDS encoding lipopolysaccharide core heptose(II) kinase RfaY, with translation MRNLKESFYKDYKLYFYDEKFKKLGENIIDKDIKIVKKLKITDRNYVVKIEYNDENYILKSPRNEHRKIQRKVMTVLKKGEALSTLVNTNKLINQGIDIFAKPYIAIVKRKNSMIVDSYFVTECFFEKKRKGYKKEEIEKWIKLGEKLHEKKIYHGDFNPANIIDTGKEIKLIDSQCKRYFLGEYRSNYDKLTLEYSTYGTLGRQNWYNKDIWYWLAFKVKSKRNGGEKDVQGIE
- a CDS encoding glycosyltransferase family 9 protein → MFRELNRKFQDYMRPKRLALGKYIWDKKNTDKKISENNIIEKEDIKSILFLRYDGKIGDMVINTLLFREIKKKYPDIKIGVVSRGGATEIIKNNKNIDVIYNYSKKRPDIKKLSKKISEDKYDLLIDFSENLKVNQMMFINLCKAKFNMGINKENWNLFDTSLKKVDYNFHISKLYNDILEKLGIYNADLSYDIWLSEEDKKVAEVIKGEYIVFNPYAASKHRSFNAEKSLEISKTILEKRKENLVLIGTKDHIEELEYIKVKLGERVLIPNLKGILEVASVIGKANLIVTPDTSIVHIGVAYDKDILGVYRKEKPDKNSILWGPNSKKAKVIFVEENVKKGQEIDINKVDINKIKKLLKG
- a CDS encoding glycosyltransferase, with amino-acid sequence MKNLIIRSGSLRMGGIERVLMEILNNISKEKYNIYLIIEDDSGKNNIFLNQVPKDIPIYFLKSQELIGKTDYHRKRKDSLYHKLMYNINMMREHKVVLKNTKEIIDNIKTKIGKIDVFLDYDWGARRYVDKLDVEKKIVWVHSSIPKLLKKESKIKRFGKNLNKYDAVVTICDEMKKETENIYPYLKNKVKRVYNPFNFKRILDLARDNSKLTEEEQELISQDYIVAVSRLDLVSKDYKTLILGYKEAYKKGIKEKLYIVGDGTDRDKIQDIINTVGLENQIKLLGLKINPYIWMKNSHLFVHSSKFEGLAVVLIEAMICGKVAISSKCPVGPSEVLKYGKVGMLFEVGDYKKLGEELYLLLTDDDKRKQYEEKLKDRIVEFRSDIVITEYEKIIDEI
- a CDS encoding MBOAT family O-acyltransferase; this encodes MLFNSYIFIFAFFPITFLGYFILNKIKIKNNNRLAKVWLIVASFYFYGFFHKSYVLIILSSIIVNYTVSKLMLNKKYKKLFFIFGIVFNILMIGYFKYYDFFISNINILFRSNFRLLKLMLPLGISFFTFQQISYLIDSYREDYRHNFIDYALFVSFFPQLIAGPIVLSHEMLPQFEAKDNKRINYKNLYNGLCFFSIGLIKKTFIADSISSFAETGFDHLTVLTMAEAWLSSISYTLQLYFDFSGYCDMAIGIALAFNIVLPLNFNSPYKSRNIQEFWRRWHVTLGRFLGRYLYIPLGGNRKGHKRTLINLGIVFLVSGIWHGAGWTFIIWGILHGIAIIIDKILDEKDIKFNKFIGIFFTFNIVNILWVFFRSENLTKAMVIIKSMFDFSTFSKGLTENFENYSAGFFHMSMLVKIVLIVLILVFIAPNSLERIKSKKINKFRLYEMSIYFVVGILFLDKVSKFLYFNF
- a CDS encoding glycosyltransferase; this encodes MKISVIVPVYNRLEHLRALFICLLNQKINPYELIITDDGSSEKVEEYINDLIPKAKFKIKHIYQEDKGFRKTRALNNGVRNSEGDILVFCDQDLIFSEDYLEKIKNSMTDKNFIMGRPCSMSEEEKIRTLKILEKEYSYKEIEDLMPREYLESVKETLKKDKLRRIMNKIKLNKRGIRLVGMSYALTKENYIKVNGYDERYQGWGYEDDDFGNRLGVKGIKGKELITDYIQLHLYHYFDPTKKHSLNEDYYYKRKEEIFKNKDYYCKYGYDNMLDKDKVKINIL
- a CDS encoding glycosyltransferase family 10, producing MKKIKIIPNEGISLKTVLQKESSTNSEVDNPFYHVFKKLEKNYIILEENSNEKPDFVIHWGFVIDEIYKYRNSINIYLAFEPEIVDRNHSREKIRKYLRYYDYIMVWNEDIIDNDRIFKMNYMYNFKDLNIKHLDFNELKLLVNISGNKHSKNSKELYSERIKTIKYYENKPKDFELYGIGWENEKYKNYKGIVDKKSSIYRKFKFALSLENMNGRGYITEKIFDCFVTGIVPVYSGGNENYIPKNCYINYFDFKTQEELYNYLKNMKKEEWEEYRKNIQKWLKSDKAKYFKEDYFINELEKIFSKNKRIGNLLIVLKKIENHFKSSENRKKTINLWKVYLKGLIK